A stretch of the Streptosporangium sp. NBC_01755 genome encodes the following:
- a CDS encoding ABC transporter ATP-binding protein: protein MSEPILEMTDVSKRYRTAGGFGRGRKGFLAVDGVSLHVERGEALGLVGESGSGKSTLARMANGLVMPTSGTVRTGGQDVACLSRRGLRRLRRNVAMVFQDPLASLNPLQTVRQTLENVFRAHGETTSTAELVALLESVGLGADYLGRYPHEASGGQLQRVAVARALALKPDLIIADEPTSALDVSVRAQILNLLADLQRDQGISFLHVSHDLAVIRLYSDRVAVMQRGRIVETGPSDEIFRSPQHPCTRALVEATPEAELPAWPAGALRDADQACHDHDHGSPNDHPAVSRPEAGATKY from the coding sequence GTGAGCGAGCCGATCCTGGAGATGACCGACGTCAGCAAGCGCTACCGCACCGCCGGTGGCTTCGGCCGCGGGCGCAAGGGCTTCCTCGCCGTCGACGGCGTCTCGCTCCACGTCGAGCGGGGCGAGGCGCTCGGCCTGGTCGGCGAGTCCGGCTCGGGCAAGTCCACGCTGGCGCGGATGGCCAACGGCCTGGTGATGCCGACGTCCGGCACCGTCCGTACGGGCGGGCAGGACGTCGCCTGCCTCAGTCGGCGAGGACTGCGGCGGCTGCGGCGCAACGTCGCCATGGTCTTCCAGGACCCGTTGGCGTCGCTGAACCCGCTGCAGACCGTGCGGCAGACGCTGGAGAACGTCTTCCGTGCGCACGGCGAGACGACGTCGACCGCCGAGCTGGTCGCGCTGCTGGAGTCGGTCGGCCTCGGCGCCGACTACCTGGGGCGCTACCCGCACGAGGCGTCCGGCGGGCAGCTCCAGCGCGTCGCCGTGGCGCGCGCGCTCGCCCTCAAGCCGGACCTGATCATCGCGGACGAGCCGACCTCGGCGCTCGACGTGTCGGTGCGTGCCCAGATCCTCAACCTACTGGCCGACCTGCAGCGCGACCAGGGGATCTCGTTCCTCCACGTCAGCCACGACCTGGCGGTGATCCGGCTCTACAGCGACCGCGTCGCCGTCATGCAGCGCGGCCGCATCGTCGAGACCGGCCCGTCCGACGAGATCTTCCGCTCCCCGCAGCACCCCTGCACGCGCGCGCTGGTCGAGGCGACACCGGAGGCGGAGCTGCCGGCCTGGCCTGCGGGAGCGTTGCGCGACGCCGACCAGGCGTGCCACGATCATGACCATGGCTCACCGAACGACCACCCCGCCGTGAGCCGGCCGGAGGCCGGCGCGACAAAGTACTGA
- a CDS encoding ABC transporter ATP-binding protein, which yields MPDPVLQVEDLCVSFTGGGVTADVVRDLSVRLDGGRTLAVVGESGSGKTITGRAIMRLLPRGASARGRIVVAGREMLSADERELRRARGSDVAMVFQDSMSALSPYLDIGAHIAQAVRLHDPSVTRRAARARAVEMLDRVGIPEPADAVRRFPHEFSGGMRQRAVIAMALVNRPALLIADEPTTALDVTVQAQILALLRELQQEYGMAMLLISHDFGVVGSVADDVLVLYAGRQAEYGSLRDIFDQPAHPYTVGLRAATPRLDARLDTGGERTRLRAIPGAPTSLRDAGPGCAFAPRCGLADQVGERCVVEAPLPTVRPTSEGGGLHLAACHLDRLPAPQEVAR from the coding sequence GTGCCTGACCCCGTACTCCAGGTCGAGGACCTGTGCGTCTCGTTCACCGGCGGCGGCGTCACCGCCGATGTCGTCCGGGACCTCTCCGTAAGGCTGGACGGCGGCCGCACGCTCGCCGTGGTCGGCGAGTCGGGGTCGGGCAAGACGATCACCGGCCGGGCGATCATGCGGCTGCTGCCGCGCGGGGCGAGCGCCCGGGGCCGGATCGTCGTCGCCGGCCGGGAGATGCTCTCCGCCGACGAGCGCGAGCTGCGCCGGGCCCGCGGCTCCGACGTGGCCATGGTGTTCCAGGACTCGATGTCCGCGCTCAGCCCGTACCTCGACATCGGCGCGCACATCGCCCAGGCGGTCCGCCTGCACGACCCGTCGGTCACCCGCCGCGCTGCGCGGGCCCGTGCGGTCGAGATGCTCGACCGGGTCGGCATCCCCGAGCCCGCGGACGCCGTACGCCGCTTCCCGCACGAGTTCTCCGGCGGCATGCGGCAACGCGCGGTGATCGCGATGGCCCTGGTGAACCGGCCGGCGCTCCTCATCGCCGACGAGCCGACCACCGCGCTCGACGTGACGGTGCAGGCGCAGATCCTGGCCCTGCTCCGCGAGCTCCAGCAGGAGTACGGCATGGCGATGCTCCTGATCAGCCACGACTTCGGGGTGGTGGGGAGCGTGGCGGACGACGTCCTCGTGCTGTACGCCGGCCGCCAGGCCGAGTACGGCAGCCTCCGCGACATCTTCGATCAGCCCGCCCACCCGTACACCGTCGGTCTCCGCGCGGCCACGCCGCGGCTGGACGCCCGACTCGACACTGGAGGGGAGCGGACCCGGCTCCGCGCCATCCCCGGCGCGCCCACGTCGCTGCGCGACGCCGGACCGGGTTGCGCCTTCGCGCCGCGCTGCGGCCTCGCGGACCAGGTCGGCGAGCGCTGTGTCGTCGAGGCACCGCTGCCCACCGTCCGCCCGACCAGCGAGGGCGGCGGCCTGCACCTTGCGGCCTGCCACCTCGATCGTCTCCCCGCACCGCAGGAGGTCGCCCGGTGA
- a CDS encoding LysR family transcriptional regulator: MPTIDPRRLLVLRAFVLSDSVTATAAALHLTPSAVSQQLAALEREVGHALVVRTGRKLALTPAGRILAGHAEEISSRLKIAEADLAAHAGGVLGQLRIGAFPTAISWLVAPAIVELRRQAPGVDVTVVDAEAHMSHRMLMRGDIDVTVSMEYESDPERDSPDIVKFPLYIERFKAVLPHAHPLAGEEGIGLTQLTEEGWIMPSPGNPCRTMVLQACAELGFHPPITHVSDDYRAALALVAAEAGICLVPESALSARDADWVTILPTRGIAPLRKVIMTTRRDNQGHPVVRAGLEAMRAVVAEPDSEIYGPLARSDTFSVE, translated from the coding sequence GTGCCCACGATCGACCCCCGACGTCTCCTCGTCCTCCGTGCCTTCGTGCTGTCCGACTCGGTCACCGCGACCGCGGCGGCGCTGCACCTGACGCCGTCCGCGGTGTCGCAGCAGCTCGCGGCGCTCGAGCGCGAGGTCGGCCACGCGCTCGTCGTACGCACGGGGCGCAAGCTGGCGCTCACGCCGGCCGGGCGCATCCTCGCCGGGCACGCCGAGGAGATCAGCTCCCGGCTGAAGATCGCCGAGGCCGACCTGGCCGCGCACGCGGGCGGTGTCCTCGGGCAGCTCCGGATCGGCGCCTTCCCCACGGCGATCAGCTGGTTGGTGGCACCCGCCATCGTCGAGCTGCGCCGCCAGGCGCCGGGCGTCGACGTCACGGTCGTCGACGCGGAGGCGCACATGAGCCACCGGATGCTGATGCGCGGCGATATCGACGTGACCGTCAGCATGGAGTACGAGTCCGACCCCGAGCGCGACTCCCCCGACATCGTGAAGTTCCCGCTCTACATCGAGCGGTTCAAGGCCGTCCTCCCCCACGCGCACCCGCTGGCCGGCGAGGAGGGCATCGGGCTCACCCAGCTCACCGAGGAGGGCTGGATCATGCCCTCGCCCGGTAACCCGTGCCGCACGATGGTGCTGCAGGCGTGCGCCGAGCTCGGCTTCCACCCGCCGATCACCCACGTCTCGGACGACTACCGCGCCGCGCTGGCGCTGGTCGCCGCCGAGGCGGGGATCTGCCTGGTACCGGAGTCCGCGCTCTCCGCCCGCGACGCCGACTGGGTGACGATCCTGCCGACGCGCGGCATCGCGCCGCTGCGCAAGGTGATCATGACGACGCGGCGCGACAACCAGGGCCACCCCGTCGTACGCGCGGGGCTGGAGGCGATGCGGGCCGTTGTCGCCGAGCCGGACTCGGAGATCTACGGCCCGCTCGCGCGGTCCGACACCTTCAGCGTCGAGTGA
- a CDS encoding ABC transporter permease, translating to MSIAEIQQAEGRGTSVLRRFLRKRSGVAGLVMLVVPLVAGLCAPLLVWIEGQDPSTLHTDLLDPDGGRPLGAFGGVSADHWLGVIPVTGVDLFAQIVYGIRSSLFIAFGASILSIAFAAVLGTAIGYFGGWLNAVAGRVIDFMFGFPGLMFVIAIMAIVPPEMPRGLVLVLVLAFFGWTVPARIIGAQAGAINARAFVEAARATGAPPWQIIRREMLPHLFGLVIVLFAMSLPGNVSVVAGLSFLGVGLRGDVPDLGKLLSDSLPWIYSGADVWYMLFPGAVVFLIVFGATLAGDALRDVLDVRTEDAA from the coding sequence GTGTCGATCGCTGAGATCCAGCAGGCGGAGGGCCGGGGTACCTCGGTCCTCCGCCGCTTCCTCCGGAAGCGGTCCGGCGTCGCCGGCCTGGTCATGCTGGTCGTGCCGCTCGTCGCGGGGCTCTGCGCCCCGCTGCTCGTGTGGATCGAGGGACAGGACCCGAGCACCTTGCACACCGACCTGCTCGACCCGGACGGCGGCCGTCCGCTGGGCGCCTTCGGTGGCGTCAGCGCCGACCACTGGCTCGGCGTCATCCCGGTGACGGGCGTCGACCTGTTCGCCCAGATCGTCTACGGCATCCGCTCGTCGCTGTTCATCGCGTTCGGGGCGAGCATCCTGTCGATCGCCTTCGCCGCCGTCCTCGGTACGGCGATCGGGTACTTCGGCGGCTGGCTCAACGCCGTCGCGGGGCGGGTGATCGACTTCATGTTCGGCTTCCCGGGCCTGATGTTCGTCATCGCGATCATGGCGATCGTGCCGCCGGAGATGCCGCGGGGCCTGGTCCTCGTGCTGGTACTGGCCTTCTTCGGCTGGACCGTCCCGGCCCGGATCATCGGCGCCCAGGCCGGCGCCATCAACGCCCGCGCCTTCGTCGAGGCGGCGCGCGCGACCGGGGCTCCGCCCTGGCAGATCATCCGCCGTGAGATGCTGCCGCACCTCTTCGGCCTGGTCATCGTCCTGTTCGCGATGTCACTGCCCGGCAACGTCAGCGTCGTCGCGGGACTGTCGTTCCTCGGCGTCGGCCTGCGTGGCGACGTCCCCGACCTCGGCAAGCTGCTCTCGGACTCGCTGCCGTGGATCTACAGCGGTGCGGACGTCTGGTACATGCTCTTCCCGGGCGCCGTGGTGTTCCTGATCGTATTCGGCGCCACGCTCGCCGGTGACGCGCTCCGCGACGTCCTCGACGTGCGCACGGAGGATGCTGCATGA
- a CDS encoding alpha/beta fold hydrolase, whose protein sequence is MGTDLFVREYGRDAADAPAILILHGAVESGACYGDAVDRWCGDYHIVAPDARGHGKSPSRLPEHEGVPSTDVMVQDAIDILKDMLDETGRKTLVVGHSMGARIAAFVAADAPHLVAGVVLEDPPWWVPEAGPNPWLSVEQTVKDPFDYADTASVEELMDMQRELKPHWAEQELRPLAEAMKAVNIDYMEQRVHEKRRIWTPTARQITVGPAGVPALLVTGTGDVIVDKHSRERLTAVAPGFDVIVIEGAHHCVRRDKPDEYHRHVDAFLRENAPSARAVTRR, encoded by the coding sequence GTGGGAACCGACCTGTTCGTCCGAGAGTATGGGCGGGACGCAGCAGATGCGCCCGCCATCCTCATCCTGCACGGCGCCGTGGAGTCCGGCGCGTGCTACGGCGACGCCGTCGACCGCTGGTGCGGCGACTACCACATCGTGGCGCCGGACGCCCGGGGCCATGGGAAGTCGCCCAGCCGCCTGCCCGAGCACGAGGGCGTTCCGTCCACCGACGTGATGGTGCAGGACGCGATCGACATCCTCAAGGACATGCTCGACGAGACCGGGCGCAAGACGCTCGTCGTCGGGCACTCCATGGGCGCGCGGATCGCCGCCTTCGTCGCCGCCGACGCCCCGCACCTCGTGGCCGGCGTCGTACTCGAGGACCCGCCGTGGTGGGTGCCGGAGGCCGGCCCCAACCCGTGGCTCAGCGTCGAGCAGACCGTCAAGGACCCCTTCGACTACGCCGACACGGCGTCGGTCGAGGAGCTCATGGACATGCAGCGCGAGCTCAAGCCCCACTGGGCGGAGCAGGAGCTGCGCCCGCTCGCCGAGGCGATGAAGGCCGTCAACATCGACTACATGGAGCAGCGGGTCCACGAGAAGCGCCGGATCTGGACGCCGACCGCGCGGCAGATCACGGTCGGCCCGGCCGGCGTACCGGCGCTGCTCGTCACCGGCACCGGCGACGTCATCGTCGACAAGCACTCCCGTGAGCGCCTCACCGCCGTCGCGCCCGGCTTCGACGTCATCGTGATCGAGGGCGCCCACCACTGCGTGCGCCGCGACAAGCCGGACGAGTACCACCGGCACGTCGACGCCTTCCTCCGCGAGAACGCGCCGTCGGCCAGAGCCGTCACTCGACGCTGA
- a CDS encoding ABC transporter substrate-binding protein, whose protein sequence is MANRSRRVVPAGLALVLALVTAGCNANSQSTEPTKDKNTTALESVSQGGTLHYLSRRATESFETANAQMVPTSRLRWVHRGLTSWRTFPDKDTILVPDLATDTGTTDDGGKTWTFTLQEGLKFSDGSPITAQDVKYGIERSFAPMFQGGLGYHKTLLVGGTDYDGPYDGKELDSIEVVDDHKIVFRLKRPFGNWPWIVSMPAFAPVPAAADTKPETYGEHPVASGPYQVTSFRKGSQAVLVRNPNWKADTDQARFAGPDKIVLDMGLNNDTIVQRLIDDKGEDETAISNALISPSQFQRIESDPSISDRMANSPSGYFRYLAMNVKRPGLSDVRVRQAINYAINKAEVQSVYGGPKFGGQITSTIMTPGIPGYTEYNLYDGGDTGNVDKAKELLADAGVSDLKLTLTYPTDVSAIEEKEAQSIKNSLARVGVKVELKGLDGDTWYELISSADGDYDMTTNGWGADFPSGMSTIQPLFASSEIDNGGGNASKFSNPEVDAAIDAATAEPDLDKAAEMWAAIDKQIMEDAPVVPILVQRTQALAGSKILNYFIPAYPPFANELVVGVDR, encoded by the coding sequence ATGGCGAATCGATCCCGGAGAGTGGTGCCCGCAGGGCTCGCGCTCGTCCTGGCCCTCGTGACGGCGGGCTGCAACGCGAACTCGCAATCCACCGAGCCGACGAAGGACAAGAACACGACGGCGCTTGAGTCCGTGTCCCAGGGCGGGACCCTGCACTACCTCTCGCGGCGCGCGACCGAGTCCTTCGAGACCGCCAACGCGCAGATGGTGCCGACCAGCCGGCTGCGGTGGGTGCACCGCGGGCTGACGTCGTGGCGGACGTTCCCGGACAAGGACACGATCCTCGTGCCGGACCTCGCCACCGACACCGGTACGACGGACGACGGCGGCAAGACGTGGACCTTCACGCTGCAGGAGGGCCTGAAGTTCTCCGACGGCAGCCCGATCACCGCGCAGGACGTGAAGTACGGCATCGAGCGGTCGTTCGCGCCGATGTTCCAGGGTGGCCTTGGCTACCACAAGACGCTGCTGGTCGGCGGCACCGACTACGACGGCCCGTACGACGGCAAGGAGCTCGACTCCATCGAGGTCGTCGACGACCACAAGATCGTCTTCCGCCTGAAGCGTCCGTTCGGCAACTGGCCGTGGATCGTCAGCATGCCGGCCTTCGCGCCGGTGCCGGCTGCGGCCGACACCAAGCCGGAGACGTACGGCGAGCACCCGGTCGCCAGCGGCCCGTACCAGGTGACGAGCTTCCGCAAGGGCTCGCAGGCGGTGCTGGTCCGCAACCCGAACTGGAAGGCCGACACCGACCAGGCACGGTTCGCCGGCCCGGACAAGATCGTCCTCGACATGGGCCTGAACAACGACACGATCGTGCAGCGCCTCATCGACGACAAGGGCGAGGACGAGACCGCGATCAGCAACGCGCTCATCTCGCCGTCGCAGTTCCAGCGGATCGAGTCCGACCCGTCGATCTCCGACCGCATGGCCAACAGCCCGTCGGGCTACTTCCGCTACCTCGCCATGAACGTCAAGCGCCCGGGCCTCTCCGACGTCCGCGTGCGGCAGGCGATCAACTACGCGATCAACAAGGCCGAGGTGCAGAGCGTGTACGGCGGCCCGAAGTTCGGCGGCCAGATCACCTCGACCATCATGACGCCCGGCATCCCCGGCTACACCGAGTACAACCTGTACGACGGCGGTGACACCGGCAACGTCGACAAGGCGAAGGAGCTGCTCGCCGACGCCGGCGTCTCCGACCTGAAGCTCACGCTGACCTACCCGACCGACGTGAGTGCGATCGAGGAGAAGGAAGCCCAGAGCATCAAGAACTCGCTGGCGCGGGTCGGCGTCAAGGTCGAGCTCAAGGGCCTCGACGGCGACACCTGGTACGAGCTCATCTCGTCCGCCGACGGCGACTACGACATGACGACGAACGGCTGGGGAGCGGACTTCCCGAGCGGCATGAGCACCATCCAGCCGCTGTTCGCGTCGAGCGAGATCGACAACGGCGGCGGCAACGCCTCGAAGTTCTCCAACCCCGAGGTGGACGCCGCGATCGACGCCGCGACCGCGGAGCCGGACCTCGACAAGGCCGCCGAGATGTGGGCCGCGATCGATAAGCAGATCATGGAGGACGCCCCGGTCGTGCCGATCCTCGTGCAGCGCACGCAGGCCCTGGCCGGTTCGAAGATCCTGAACTACTTCATCCCCGCCTACCCGCCGTTCGCGAATGAGCTGGTCGTCGGTGTCGATCGCTGA
- a CDS encoding DUF397 domain-containing protein, which translates to MTTGDDSGVSRSDLSDATWRKSSLSGSDHNCVEVAFLSGGAVAVRNSNHPDAGTAVFTPAEWAAFIGGVKNQEFDPR; encoded by the coding sequence ATGACGACAGGAGATGATAGCGGCGTGTCCCGATCAGATCTGTCCGACGCCACCTGGCGCAAGAGCAGCCTAAGCGGCAGTGACCATAACTGTGTAGAAGTCGCCTTCTTGAGCGGTGGCGCTGTCGCCGTCCGTAACTCCAACCATCCCGATGCCGGAACCGCCGTGTTCACCCCTGCCGAGTGGGCGGCCTTCATCGGCGGCGTCAAGAACCAAGAGTTCGACCCGCGCTGA
- a CDS encoding ABC transporter permease, producing MIVYIARRMVTAVFMLLAIAFVTISLFFGASKDPARAMCGKPCPPETRAKVSAYMQTDQSTVWQYTEFVKGLFVGRTYGEGAQQVHCQAPCFGYSFPNRSDVTTLIAERLPVTLSLALGAAVLCLVVGIGLGALSAIRKGGIVDRFSTGFAMFGLSVPTFLVGLLVVQVFGFMLNALPYSGFVSFSESPTDWAWHLIGPWMVLSFILAAGYIRVTRTQLLNELSADHLVAMTARGASARQVNRHAVRGVMVPVVAMFALDVTALLGGSVIAEKVFSLHGLGDLLLSGVNESDLSIVVGVTLFSAFLIIVGNLIADLLMPLLDPRIRRA from the coding sequence ATGATCGTCTACATCGCCCGCCGCATGGTCACCGCGGTGTTCATGCTCCTCGCGATCGCCTTCGTGACGATATCCCTCTTCTTCGGGGCCTCGAAGGACCCGGCCCGCGCCATGTGCGGCAAGCCGTGCCCGCCCGAGACTCGGGCCAAGGTCAGCGCCTACATGCAGACCGACCAGAGCACGGTGTGGCAGTACACCGAGTTCGTGAAGGGCCTCTTCGTCGGCCGTACGTACGGCGAGGGCGCCCAGCAGGTGCACTGCCAGGCACCCTGCTTCGGCTACTCGTTCCCGAACCGCAGCGACGTCACGACGCTCATCGCCGAGCGGCTGCCCGTCACGTTGTCGCTCGCGCTCGGCGCGGCCGTCCTGTGCCTCGTCGTGGGCATCGGCCTCGGCGCGTTGTCGGCGATACGCAAGGGCGGGATCGTCGACCGGTTCTCGACCGGCTTCGCGATGTTCGGGTTGTCGGTGCCGACCTTCCTCGTCGGCCTGCTCGTCGTCCAGGTCTTCGGCTTCATGCTCAACGCGCTGCCCTACTCCGGCTTCGTGTCGTTCTCGGAGTCACCGACGGACTGGGCCTGGCACCTGATCGGCCCGTGGATGGTGCTGTCGTTCATCCTCGCCGCCGGCTACATCCGGGTCACCCGCACCCAGCTCCTCAACGAACTCTCGGCCGACCACCTCGTCGCGATGACCGCGCGCGGCGCGTCGGCCCGGCAGGTGAATCGGCACGCCGTCCGCGGCGTGATGGTGCCGGTCGTGGCGATGTTCGCGCTCGACGTCACCGCGCTCCTGGGCGGGTCGGTGATCGCGGAGAAGGTGTTCAGCCTGCACGGGCTCGGCGACCTGCTGCTGTCCGGCGTGAACGAGTCCGACCTGAGCATCGTCGTCGGGGTGACGCTCTTCTCCGCCTTCCTCATCATCGTCGGCAACCTGATCGCCGACCTGCTGATGCCGCTTCTCGATCCGAGGATCCGCCGTGCCTGA